A part of Candidatus Electrothrix aestuarii genomic DNA contains:
- a CDS encoding type II toxin-antitoxin system RelE/ParE family toxin → MSDLKEIIQSPVFAKQKKKLKSRQRKDLDAAVRAIFDDPTVGTMKLGDLSGVQVYKYTSSSQQILLAYEVSGESLFLYAFGSHQNFYRDLKKYLHS, encoded by the coding sequence ATGAGTGATCTCAAAGAGATAATTCAGTCACCTGTTTTTGCCAAGCAAAAGAAAAAACTCAAAAGCCGACAGCGCAAAGATTTGGATGCGGCGGTACGGGCAATTTTTGATGATCCTACTGTCGGAACAATGAAGCTGGGCGATCTGAGCGGTGTTCAGGTGTACAAATACACATCAAGCAGCCAGCAGATATTGCTCGCATACGAGGTGAGCGGGGAGAGCTTGTTCCTGTATGCCTTCGGTTCACATCAGAATTTCTATCGCGACCTGAAAAAGTATCTGCATAGCTGA
- a CDS encoding ParD-like family protein, translated as MATAVKISDELVGKARIQSKIFKRSIAGQIEYWAKIGQMIEENPDLPLPFLQNTLLGREQIKAGQGTPYVFGEEDE; from the coding sequence ATGGCTACCGCAGTCAAAATATCCGACGAACTGGTCGGCAAAGCAAGAATCCAGTCAAAAATATTCAAGCGGTCAATTGCCGGTCAGATTGAATACTGGGCGAAAATCGGGCAGATGATTGAAGAGAACCCTGACCTGCCTCTCCCTTTTCTGCAAAACACCTTGCTCGGCAGAGAGCAGATAAAGGCAGGCCAAGGAACGCCCTATGTGTTCGGAGAGGAGGATGAGTGA